A region of the Bryobacteraceae bacterium genome:
CGAGCGCACCGCGCAGTTTCTCGCTGCCAGTTTCACCTCGCTCGACGAGCTGATGCAGGCCGGCGAGGAGCGCCTCCAGCAGGTGGAGGAAGTGGGCCCGAAAGTGGCCGCCAGCATCCTCCGCTACTTCGCCGAGCCGCACAACCTCGAACTCATTGAACGGCTGCGCCAGGCGGGGCTGAATTTCCATTCCACTGAGACGCGCCGCGCCGAGGGCGGCCCGCTGGCCGGAATGACGTTTGTTCTCACCGGCACGCTGCCGACGCTGACGCGCGACGAAGCCACGCGGCTGATCGAAGCCGCCGGCGGCAAGGTCACCGGCTCGGTGAGCCGCAAAACGAGCGTCGTCGTGGCCGGCGCCGACCCGGGTTCGAAGCTCGACAAGGCCCGCGAGCTGGGCATCCCCGTGTGGGATGAAGCCGAACTCCGCCGCCGCATCGGCGCCTGAGTCCCTGTTCCCCTCGGACCGCGCGGCCCGGCAGGCGTTTCAGAGCCGCGAATGGAGTTTGCCCAAGGGGCGAGCGGAATGAGCGGTCATCGGTCCGCCGCCGGCGTTCCTCCCGCACCGTAGCCGTTCGTTCTCGCGGACTGCGGCCGCTGCACTCGCGGCTCAGAAGCGCGTGACTTTCGGGCAAGCGGCCCTCCTTGCGGATCAATCACGCAAGGACGAAAGCGCGGGTCGGGCCGTCCCCTTCAGGCGCAGCAGAAGCAGTGCGGAAGCCGCTTCCAAAACGACGGCCACGGCGGCCAGCGCGGAGAGCGAAGTGTCGTAGAGCAGCCCAAGCGCGGCACTCCCTAGGAACCACGCCGTCCCGAAAACCGCATGAAAGATTCCATACGCCGTGCCGCGCCGCTCCCGAGAACTGAGCCGGACGATCGCGGCGCGAAGCACCGATTCCTGTGCGCCCATCGCCACGCCCCACAGAATCATGCCGGTCCAGAGGCCCGTGCGGCCGCCGAGAAAGGCGAGCGGAGCCGAGGCGAGGGCGAACAGCGGCGCAGCCGCAGATACGGCGGGACCGAAGCGGTCGAAGATGCGGCCCAGCACGAGCGCGGCCAGCGCGTCGACGCCCATGGCCACGGCATAAAGCACCGGGATGACTGCTTCGCCGAGCAGATGCGTCCTGCCGGCATGGTAGGCCACGAGCGGAAAATCGGCAAAGCCGGCCGCGCAGAGCGCGGCTCCCGCCACGAACAGCCAATAGGAGCGTCCGTGGCCTTCAGGAGTGAGCGGCGCGAAACGCGGCTCCAGGTCCTGCGGCTGTGGAAAGGAAAAGCGCGCCACCGCGAGCACTGCCAGGGCGATCAACGCCGGGGCCAGCAACAGGGCAAAGCTCTCGCGGAAGCTGCCGCGCCAGGCGAGGACTCCGGCCACCAGCAGCGGCCCCAGAATGGCGCCGATCTGATCCATCGCCTCATGGAGCCCGAACGCCCACCCCGCTCCCACCTGGCGCGTGGCGAAGGACAGCATCGCATCGCGGGGCGGATTGCGCAGCGCCTTGCCGACGCGCTCGGCCATCAGCAGCAGCGCCGCCGTTTCCCACCGTCCCGCGAGTGCCAGTGCGGGCACGGCCAGCAGGTTGACCGCATAGCCCGTGATCGTCAACAGCCAGTACCGCCGGGTGCGGTCCGTGACGAGGCCGGCCACCAGCCGCAGCGCATAACCGGCAAACTCGCCGAAGCCCGCCACCAGGCCGACCACGGCGCCAGTGGCGCCCAGCGCCGCCAGGAAGGGGCCGGCGATACTGCGCGCCCCCTCGTACGTCATGTCGGCGAACAGGCTCACCAGCCCCAGCAGGACCACGAAGCGGAGAGCCGTCTTCCCTGCCCCGCGATCCGGGATCTTGTGGCCGTTGCCGTTCATGGCTGAAGAACCGCGCGCCGAGGCTTCATCCCTACGCCGCCATTCACTGCGCAGGCACGATCCGCGCCGCCCAGCCGCCGCCCGGGGCGAGTTTTACCTTCAGTACGGTCTGCCGGCTGACGCGGCCTTTCTTCATGCGGTAGTCGTGGCCGGCGCGGTCGGCGTTTACGCCGTCCTCATAGGAGGTCATGACGAAGTTGCCCTCGGGGAGAAAGGCGAAACGCAGTTCCAGCTCGCGGCCCGTCCAGTTTGTCATGGCGCCCACGTACCAGTCGTTCCCATGACGGCGGGCCACGGCGACGTACTCGCCGATTTTCGCGTCCAGCACCACCGTGTCGTCCCAGACGCTGGGCACCGGCGCGAGAAACTCCATCGCCTCTGGCTCGCGCAGGTAGTTGGACGGGCTGTCGGCGAGCATCTGGAGCGGGCTCTCATAGACGACGTACATCGCCAGTTGATGACAGCGCGTCCCGCTCGACATCGGGGACTGGAAAATCGGAGCGAAGTTGCCTCGCGCGGCATTGTGCATCGCGCCCGGCGTGAAATCCATCGGCCCGAGGAACATGCGCGTGAAAGGGAGCATCACCGTGTGCGGGGGCTCGATTTCTCGGCTCCATTTGCTCCACTCCAGGCCCTTGACGCCTTCCGTGCTGATGATGTTCGGCCAGGTGCGTGTCATCATCGCCGTGCGCTGGACGCCGTGGAAATCCACCAGCAGCTTCCGCTTCGCCGCTTCGCGGGCGAGGTCATGGTAGAAGCGGACGAGCTTCTGGTCGTCGCGCTGCATGAAGTCCACCTTGATTCCCTTCACGCCCCATCGGGCGAACTGGTCGAGCGCCGGCTGCAACTGATCGGCCAGCGTCTTCCAGACGACCCAGAGAATTACGCCGACGTTTTTCTGGCGAGCATAGGAGGTGATCTCTTCCATGTTGACGTCCGGAACCACCTCAAGAACATTGCCCAGCCTGTACCAGCCCTCGTCGAGAATGATGTATTCGAGACCGTATTTCGCCGCAAAATCAATGAAATATTTGTACGTCGCGGTGTTCACGCCGGAGCGGAAATCGACGTTGTAAACGTTCAGCGCGTTCCACCAGTCCCAGGCCACCTTGCCGGGGCGGATCCACCCGGCGTCGGGAATCTCCGTGGGTTTCTCAAGCAGCCACACGAGCGGGTTGGTGATCAGGTCGCCGTCCTTTTCCGCGATGGCGAGGACGCGCCAGGGGAACGTGCGCGAGCCCCGCGTCTCAGCGATGTAAGGCGCGCTTTCGACAACGCGAAAGTCGCGGTCCTTCTGGAGCACCTCCTTCAGCGGATAGGGCGGGAATACGGCTTCGAGGGCGGCCGAGCCGGTGGCGCGGAACCACAGCCCGGGATAGTCCTCGATATCGGACTCGGCCAGCGCCACCCTGACGCCTCCGGCATCCACGACGACCGGCAGCGAGGCAAGAGTCCCCGCCTTGAGCCCGCTCAATCTGTGCGGCGTGTAGCTGCGCTCATTATGCGAAAAAAAGCTCTCTTCCGCGGGATAATACACGGTAAAATCCTGCGGAAAACGGAACGCCGCCTCTTCCTTTTCGACTCTGACCGTCTCGGCCCGCAGCAACGTCTCGAGCCGGTAGGCAGCGCCTTCGTTGTAAGCGCGGAACGTTGCGGCGATTCCGCCTTCGCCTTCCAGGCGCAGCTCATTGTAATGCTCGCGGATGCGCGCGAACTTCTGCCGCACCTGCGGCTCCAGCATGGCGTCCTGAGACCGTTCTTTCGTGCTCCGCACGCGGAACGGCGCGCCGAGGGTGAGTCCGTTGACCGTGATGGAGGCCGTGGAGTTCTCCATGACTGCGCGGCCGCGGACCAGTACATCATAGGCGAGGCGCTCGCCGGCGCGGATGCGCAGTTCAATGCGCCCGTCGGGAGAACGCAGCGAATAACTTTGCTGCGCCATCGCGGGCAGCGCCACCACCACAGGGATCAGCAGGAGAGGGAAACAGACGGTTCGCATGATGAGTCTCTCGTTGGCCGCCAGCAGGCGGACGAAGCAATTCTATCGCTCCACACGCGCCCGCCGGAGACAGCCGCCAGGGCCGCGTATCCCTGGAGCGGCCAACACAGAAACATCCGATTTGGTCCTTCTCGCGCCTGTGCGATTTGCGGCGGGATTCTTCCGAAGCGGCGCGCTCAGCCTGGTCCTGGTTGCGATGCCCGGAAGCGCCGTGTGGAAAAGCGCAATACGAGTCCGGACTGCCAAGGCCGGCTTTGCCGGGATTCGCTCCAGCTCCACCGTGGCCAGGCGGGCGGAGTCACGCCGTCCTGAGGGCGCTACCCTTGCGGTCTACGGCGCGCTCGCCCCGAGGGGCCGGCGTCCAGAAGTCGCTCCAGGCCAGCCCGCACTCGCGCACCATGCGGCGGCCATAGTCACACCGGCGCAGGTCTTTTGCACCGCCGTTGTTCGTGCCAAACGTGAATTTGACGCCCATTTCTTTGCCCATGCGGATGAATTTGGCGGATGGGATCTGGTAACGGTCGTTGATTTCCATGGCCACTCCGTTTTTGACGAGCGCCGAAAGAACTTTTTTCATGCGCTCTTCCGTCCATAATTCTTCATAGCGCGGCTGGAGCTGATCTGGAACGTAAGTCGGATTGACATAGATGTCGATCGGCTCCTTTTCAATGATTTCAACAGCCCGCGCGACGAGCGTGTCCATGAACTCCTGTGGATCCGCGATCACGCCCACCTCGGCGGGGATCCATGTCCGCATGCGGCGTCCACGGTTGTCGGTCCAGGTCATCGAATCCGTGAAGACATAATCGAACATCCCGGCGACGCGGCGGGAAAACATCTGCGTCCACTCGCGACCTTCGGCCTGCATGGCGATGAAACAGGGCTGATTTTTCATCTGCTCGAAGAATTTCAGCGCGCCTTCGTCATTTTCCACCTCGTGGCCCCTGCCGCAGTTCACCGCAATGCCATAGAAGATGCCGTCCATGCGCGAACGGTCCAGCGCCTGCGCAAGCGTGAGCCCGCCCTTCAGGTGAACGTGATAGTCCACCATCGGGAAGTTCTGCGCGCCAAGGGCGAGGATGTCGCGCCAGTCGTCGTCGGCGACGGGCACTACGGCGCCGGGCGGCAATGGCAGACTGTCGGCGAGCGGCCGGACGCGGATCCGGCGGAATCGGACCTTTGATCCGGGGTCATGACACTGGAGCGCGAACGTGCCGTGGCCGAGGCGGCGTTCCTTTTCCATGCCCGGGTAAGCGGGCGCGGGCACCGGCTCGGTGTAGTCCACCACGAGCACCCCGTTCAGCCGCACCTGCACGTTGCGGTTGCGCACGAGCACGTTGAGGGTGAACCATTCGTTGTCGTTCACAAACTGCCGGTAGACATTACGCACGCCGTAGAGCGAGCCGGTCTTCTTGTTCTCGCGATAGCCGCCTTCCCCGGTGGCGGTGTTGTTGATCTGAACTTCGAAGCCGCGCCGCGGCCAGCCCTGCGGCTGAAATGCGGTGTGAAAGTAGACGCCAGAGTTGGCAAGGGGCGCCGCCATTGCCTCTACCTCCAGCTCGAAATTGCGGAACTGCCCCGATCGCACCGGCCCCGTGTAAAAAAGGTGCGAACGCGGCCCGTCGGCGACAATCGCACCGCCTTCCACGCGCCAGGACGAAGGATTTTCGTTTGGCGTCCAGCCGTCCAGCGAGCTGGAATTGAACAACTCCACCCAGTCCTGTGACTGCGCCAGGGCGAAGGAAGCCATCAGCGAAGCGGAGAAGGTGCGGCGGGAGAGCGTGTGCGTGGCCATAAAACCTCCGTGTCGAGTATATGCCGCCGCGATCCCCGGCAAAGGAACCGCCATGTGGAGCCGGACCGTGATCATAACAGGCAGTCGCCGGGCTGTTGCGATGGCCCACGAACAGGCGGGTCGGGCCGCCCCCCTCGACCGGTCGCGAAAACGGGAGCCGTGTTCCTGTCCGCCGTTCCCGGCCGCATATGCCTTCCGTTGTGCCGCGCCCGTTTTCTTGAACAGTTTCCCGGGTTGTCGTCATGCGGGACGCTCCATGGCAATGCCGGTGTGACGAGCCCGCCGCGGGGATCGGGGGCGCGGCCCTTCGGCACGCCACTGCCGGTATCCGCCGACGGGATTGCTTGAGCTCTTCGGCGAGGCCTCCACCGGTCGAAGTGTGGCGCCAACAGGAATCGTTCTCTCAGAACCCTTGCGATCCGGGTGGCCGTCCGCACGTCTGGGCCCGCCTCCACCGCACCTTCTCTTCCGACGCGGTGCTCACGTCTTTCGCGTTCCCGAAAGGGCGTTTCTTCACCGTCCATGTTGCGACCTCACTGATCCGAACCGTCCAGGAATCGGGATCCGCTTCTGTCCCGGCCCGCCACGGAGGACAGAACGCTCCTGGCCGTTCGCGCTGCCATCGCCGCCTCGCCTGCCGCTTCCTCAAGGCCGTCAGCCAGCTCCGCGATGCCGGCCTGCCCCGCTCGTCCAGCTCGGCCAAACCTTGTTTGCCTGGCGCGAAGAAATCGCCGCCATGTGGCGCTTCACCCGCAACAACGCCATCACGGAAGGCTTCCACACCGTCATGGAGCTCATCAACCGTCAAGCCTTCGGCTTCCGCAACTTTGAAAACTACAGGATGGGGGTCAAAATCCAGTGTGGTTAAGTGAGGAGGGATTCCGTTCCTGCCCCCGGATTTGGCGTAGAGCCCCTTGATTTTAAGTGGCAGGACCGGCAGGACTCGAACCTGCGACCCTCTGCTTATAAGGCAAGCGATTTAGGATTCTCCCTCTTCCTTCCTGATAATCGCAACGTATTGTAGGACATATTCTTACAGTAATCGTGCTTCCCGCCCGATAATCCCCGATAATGTAGCAAAGTGTATCCCTCTGAGTTTCCCTCAGGAGAGCCGTCAGCCCCTCCCGGGGACCGTTTGCCCACAGGGCAGAAGGTCCATCATAGGGAGCCGAATCCCGGGGGATACAAGCCACAGCGGAGCGCAACATGCGAACGAAAAACAAGGCAAATGTTCCACGATCACCCGAAGCGGTCAGTGCAGCTGAGGCGAAAAAGACCATCCGATGCCGTCAGGATGATGTGGACCAAGTCCCGCTGGCCAGCGGCGACTGGAGCGTCGAGGACGTGCCGGGACTGATCCTGCGGGCTGGCGCGACGACGAAAAGCTGGCGGCTCCAGCGGCGTATCGGCGGACGGCTGGTGAAGGTGGTGCTCGGGCCGATGATTGCAGCGGAAGCCCGACGCCGTGCCATGCAGGAGTGGGCTCGGCTCAAACCCCGGCCCCAGGACGGCCGGATCACGCTTGGCGAAGCTTGGGAGCGCTTTCTGGCAGAGCGGCGTTTGGCGCGGGCGACGCGGGGGCTTTGTCAGTGGAATTTTAGAAAGCACCTCGCCGCTTGGCAAGGCCGTGCCCTGGAAGACATCGGCAATGACCGTGCCGGCGTGCGCAGTCCTTGCCTCCGGCTCGAGCGCAAGCACGGTGCGGCGACGGCCAATCAGGTTATGCGGCAACTGCGGGCGGTCT
Encoded here:
- a CDS encoding MFS transporter; protein product: MNGNGHKIPDRGAGKTALRFVVLLGLVSLFADMTYEGARSIAGPFLAALGATGAVVGLVAGFGEFAGYALRLVAGLVTDRTRRYWLLTITGYAVNLLAVPALALAGRWETAALLLMAERVGKALRNPPRDAMLSFATRQVGAGWAFGLHEAMDQIGAILGPLLVAGVLAWRGSFRESFALLLAPALIALAVLAVARFSFPQPQDLEPRFAPLTPEGHGRSYWLFVAGAALCAAGFADFPLVAYHAGRTHLLGEAVIPVLYAVAMGVDALAALVLGRIFDRFGPAVSAAAPLFALASAPLAFLGGRTGLWTGMILWGVAMGAQESVLRAAIVRLSSRERRGTAYGIFHAVFGTAWFLGSAALGLLYDTSLSALAAVAVVLEAASALLLLRLKGTARPALSSLRD
- a CDS encoding retaining alpha-galactosidase, with amino-acid sequence MRTVCFPLLLIPVVVALPAMAQQSYSLRSPDGRIELRIRAGERLAYDVLVRGRAVMENSTASITVNGLTLGAPFRVRSTKERSQDAMLEPQVRQKFARIREHYNELRLEGEGGIAATFRAYNEGAAYRLETLLRAETVRVEKEEAAFRFPQDFTVYYPAEESFFSHNERSYTPHRLSGLKAGTLASLPVVVDAGGVRVALAESDIEDYPGLWFRATGSAALEAVFPPYPLKEVLQKDRDFRVVESAPYIAETRGSRTFPWRVLAIAEKDGDLITNPLVWLLEKPTEIPDAGWIRPGKVAWDWWNALNVYNVDFRSGVNTATYKYFIDFAAKYGLEYIILDEGWYRLGNVLEVVPDVNMEEITSYARQKNVGVILWVVWKTLADQLQPALDQFARWGVKGIKVDFMQRDDQKLVRFYHDLAREAAKRKLLVDFHGVQRTAMMTRTWPNIISTEGVKGLEWSKWSREIEPPHTVMLPFTRMFLGPMDFTPGAMHNAARGNFAPIFQSPMSSGTRCHQLAMYVVYESPLQMLADSPSNYLREPEAMEFLAPVPSVWDDTVVLDAKIGEYVAVARRHGNDWYVGAMTNWTGRELELRFAFLPEGNFVMTSYEDGVNADRAGHDYRMKKGRVSRQTVLKVKLAPGGGWAARIVPAQ